In the genome of Nitrosopumilus sp., one region contains:
- a CDS encoding DUF6659 family protein: MTINYEELSKKVLDLDPKIRFAGVANSKGEMIAGGQKDNVEKILDGENVKMSIHYALQKRDLYTNLAYKIGSELSSITEYEKVTMISIPVNSNDLFMISTEPRADYLKIIDFIRSSLNSQN; encoded by the coding sequence ATGACAATCAATTACGAAGAATTATCTAAAAAAGTTCTAGATTTAGATCCTAAAATTAGATTTGCAGGTGTTGCAAATAGTAAGGGAGAAATGATTGCTGGTGGACAAAAAGATAATGTTGAAAAAATTTTAGATGGTGAAAATGTAAAGATGTCGATTCATTATGCACTACAAAAAAGAGATCTTTATACAAATTTAGCATACAAAATTGGCTCAGAACTATCATCCATTACTGAATATGAAAAAGTTACCATGATTAGTATTCCAGTAAATTCTAACGATTTGTTTATGATAAGTACAGAACCAAGAGCTGATTATTTGAAAATTATTGATTTTATTCGTTCATCACTTAATTCTCAAAACTAA